One Nostoc punctiforme PCC 73102 DNA window includes the following coding sequences:
- a CDS encoding ion channel produces MKFRLKRLSRKKQQRLILPIQIQVRDGKFEIMGMGVWHSYWRDPYHLLLTIPWAGFLLLICTFYITINALFALAYLIGGDCIANARPGSFLDVFFFSVQTLASIGYGAMYPKTTYANIIVTIEAMIGLVGIAVMTGLAFARFSRPTARVLFSRIAVITPHNAMPTLIFRTANQRRNMILEAQMRVYLMRDEITLEGQFMRRFYDLKLLRNQTPSFTLSWSVMHVIDEFSPLYGMTPESLIQTNTILIVSLSGIDETVAQVVHARHTYAANEILWNNQFADIFYHAPDGHRYIDYNRFHDVSPLDEML; encoded by the coding sequence ATGAAATTTCGACTGAAGAGACTTTCACGGAAGAAACAACAGCGTCTGATTTTACCTATTCAGATTCAAGTTCGAGACGGAAAATTTGAGATTATGGGTATGGGTGTATGGCATTCTTACTGGCGCGATCCCTACCATTTGCTGTTAACGATTCCCTGGGCTGGCTTTCTACTGCTGATTTGTACTTTCTATATAACTATCAATGCTCTATTTGCCCTAGCTTACTTGATAGGAGGAGATTGTATTGCCAACGCCCGGCCAGGCTCTTTTTTAGATGTCTTTTTCTTCAGCGTGCAAACCCTAGCATCCATTGGCTATGGGGCGATGTATCCCAAAACAACTTACGCCAACATTATTGTCACCATTGAAGCAATGATCGGTTTGGTGGGAATTGCTGTGATGACGGGGCTAGCCTTTGCTCGATTTTCCCGACCTACAGCTAGGGTACTTTTTAGTCGTATTGCTGTAATTACACCTCATAATGCAATGCCAACTCTCATATTTCGCACCGCTAATCAGCGTCGCAATATGATTCTAGAGGCGCAGATGCGAGTCTACTTAATGCGTGACGAAATAACCCTAGAAGGGCAATTTATGCGTCGGTTCTACGATCTCAAACTGTTAAGGAACCAAACGCCTAGCTTCACGTTAAGCTGGTCAGTGATGCATGTCATTGATGAGTTTAGTCCTCTATATGGCATGACACCAGAATCCTTAATCCAGACAAATACTATCCTAATTGTCTCTTTGAGTGGCATTGATGAAACGGTTGCACAGGTAGTCCATGCCCGTCATACTTATGCTGCTAATGAAATTTTGTGGAATAATCAATTTGCCGATATCTTCTACCACGCACCCGATGGACATCGCTACATTGATTACAACCGCTTTCACGATGTTTCGCCTTTAGATGAAATGCTTTAA
- the psbA gene encoding photosystem II q(b) protein — MTTTLQRRSGANVWDRFCEWITSTDNRIYVGWFGVLMIPTLLAATACFVIAFIAAPPVDIDGIREPVAGSLIYGNNIISGAVVPSSNAIGLHFYPIWEAASLDEWLYNGGPYQLVVFHFLIGCACYLGRQWELSYRLGMRPWICVAYSAPLASATAVFLIYPIGQGSFSDGMPLGISGTFNFMIVFQAEHNILMHPFHMLGVAGVFGGSLFSAMHGSLVTSSLVRETTETESLNYGYKFGQEEETYNIVAAHGYFGRLIFQYASFNNSRSLHFFLAAWPVVGIWFTALGISTMAFNLNGFNFNQSIIDSQGRVISTWADVINRANLGMEVMHERNAHNFPLDLAAGEITPVAMTAPAING, encoded by the coding sequence ATGACCACAACCTTACAACGGCGCTCTGGCGCTAACGTTTGGGATCGCTTTTGCGAGTGGATTACCAGCACTGACAACCGTATATATGTCGGTTGGTTTGGTGTACTGATGATCCCAACCCTACTAGCAGCTACTGCTTGCTTCGTAATTGCCTTCATCGCAGCACCTCCAGTAGACATTGATGGTATCCGTGAACCAGTTGCAGGTTCTTTGATCTACGGAAACAACATCATCTCTGGTGCAGTTGTTCCTTCCTCAAACGCTATTGGCTTGCACTTCTACCCAATCTGGGAAGCTGCTTCCTTAGATGAGTGGTTGTACAACGGTGGTCCTTACCAATTGGTAGTTTTCCACTTCTTGATCGGTTGCGCTTGCTACCTGGGTCGTCAGTGGGAACTTTCTTACCGCTTAGGTATGCGTCCTTGGATCTGCGTAGCTTACAGCGCACCTTTGGCTTCTGCTACCGCAGTATTCTTGATCTACCCCATCGGTCAAGGTTCTTTCTCTGATGGTATGCCTTTGGGTATCTCTGGAACCTTCAACTTCATGATCGTGTTCCAAGCAGAACACAACATCTTGATGCACCCCTTCCACATGTTAGGTGTGGCTGGTGTATTCGGCGGTTCCTTGTTCTCTGCAATGCACGGTTCTCTAGTAACTTCTTCCTTGGTGCGTGAAACCACCGAAACCGAATCCCTTAACTACGGTTACAAATTCGGTCAAGAAGAAGAAACCTACAACATCGTTGCAGCCCACGGTTACTTCGGTCGTTTGATCTTCCAATACGCTTCCTTCAACAACAGCCGTTCACTGCACTTCTTCTTAGCAGCTTGGCCTGTCGTCGGTATCTGGTTCACCGCTTTGGGTATCAGCACGATGGCGTTCAACCTGAACGGTTTCAACTTCAACCAATCAATCATTGACTCTCAAGGTCGCGTTATCAGCACCTGGGCAGACGTAATCAACCGCGCTAACTTAGGTATGGAAGTAATGCACGAGCGTAACGCTCACAACTTCCCCCTAGACTTAGCTGCTGGTGAAATTACTCCTGTAGCAATGACTGCTCCTGCTATCAACGGTTAA
- a CDS encoding MBOAT family O-acyltransferase: protein MNFISIFYGLFLLSVLGIYWSLAQQKLRLWTLLIASLVFYASLHIQYIPLLLALTFINFRLGLEIGKNTSPGKHSLDWQISNEEWQFAQGDWNRRRLKVLWLGIALNVLLLLAFKYLTPLFKFVFNIQANSPDSSFKLIAPLGISFFTFECIAYLIDVYRGAPATDQFLKFATYKLFFAKLISGPITRYHNLANQFNTLDFPSADRVAEALWLIARGAVKKGIFADHLGIFVDLCFGNLQRAGSTDLWLATFAYGLQLYLDFNGYVDIARGSALLFGLVLPENFDFPYFSTSIGEFWRRWHITLGDWLRNYVYFPLGGSRRGLIRTCWNLFTVMLIAGIWHGAALGYVVWGIFHGLALVVHRLTDAMSDRFENLEQFWQNPLGIFVAWFLTQLMVFTSWIWFRLPNIADSSLVIRHLWRYPADAQFAQKVYVDALNISQYQLTWVLLTLAALMAVVYAFNRMLKLEFNWPIKLVFVPLCFYAVWLLAPEGSLPYIYFDF from the coding sequence ATGAACTTTATATCAATTTTCTATGGTCTTTTCTTGTTGAGTGTTTTAGGAATTTACTGGTCTTTAGCACAACAGAAATTACGATTATGGACGTTGCTAATTGCTAGTTTGGTTTTCTACGCATCTTTGCACATCCAGTACATACCATTGTTATTAGCATTGACGTTTATCAATTTTCGTTTGGGGCTAGAGATTGGAAAAAATACATCACCAGGGAAACATTCTCTTGACTGGCAAATTTCTAATGAAGAGTGGCAATTTGCCCAAGGCGACTGGAATCGTCGTCGTCTAAAAGTTTTGTGGCTAGGTATAGCTCTAAATGTTTTACTATTATTAGCTTTTAAGTATCTAACCCCTCTATTTAAGTTTGTTTTCAATATCCAAGCAAACTCACCAGATAGCTCTTTTAAATTGATTGCACCTTTGGGAATTTCATTTTTCACCTTTGAGTGTATTGCCTATTTAATAGATGTCTATCGTGGTGCGCCTGCTACCGATCAGTTTCTTAAATTTGCAACCTATAAATTATTCTTCGCCAAACTGATTTCCGGCCCGATTACGCGCTACCACAACTTAGCAAATCAATTCAATACGCTAGACTTTCCCAGTGCCGATAGAGTAGCAGAGGCGCTGTGGTTAATTGCTAGAGGTGCAGTCAAAAAAGGTATTTTTGCAGATCACCTGGGAATTTTTGTTGATTTATGCTTTGGTAACTTACAACGGGCGGGTAGTACCGATCTCTGGTTAGCAACATTTGCCTACGGTTTGCAGTTATATCTAGATTTCAACGGTTACGTAGATATTGCCCGTGGGAGTGCCTTACTTTTCGGCTTGGTTCTACCTGAAAATTTTGACTTTCCCTACTTCAGCACCAGTATTGGAGAATTTTGGCGGCGCTGGCATATCACTCTCGGAGATTGGCTACGCAACTATGTCTACTTTCCTTTGGGCGGTTCGCGTCGCGGTTTAATCCGCACCTGCTGGAATTTATTTACTGTGATGCTAATCGCTGGTATCTGGCATGGGGCTGCTTTGGGTTATGTAGTTTGGGGCATATTCCACGGGTTAGCCTTAGTGGTTCATCGACTTACAGATGCTATGAGCGATCGCTTTGAAAATCTGGAGCAATTCTGGCAAAATCCTCTAGGTATCTTCGTCGCTTGGTTTTTGACCCAACTGATGGTTTTTACCTCTTGGATTTGGTTCCGTCTACCGAATATCGCAGACTCTTCTTTGGTAATTCGACACCTTTGGCGTTATCCTGCTGATGCCCAGTTTGCTCAAAAGGTCTATGTGGATGCTTTAAATATTAGCCAATACCAACTCACTTGGGTGCTGCTAACTTTGGCTGCTCTGATGGCTGTAGTTTATGCCTTTAACCGGATGCTGAAGTTAGAGTTTAACTGGCCCATTAAGCTTGTCTTTGTCCCTCTATGTTTCTACGCTGTTTGGTTATTAGCTCCTGAAGGCAGCTTGCCCTATATATACTTTGATTTTTAG